A genome region from Corvus hawaiiensis isolate bCorHaw1 chromosome 4, bCorHaw1.pri.cur, whole genome shotgun sequence includes the following:
- the PLEKHG7 gene encoding pleckstrin homology domain-containing family G member 7 yields MQQPSSDYSPDLVKETCARVELRDREDDLRTENAALSGSSSPEVVFSSYEMQTVPVCMATTLPPGDYILRRGYTGSSLLRLPTEKCIGIHHEPFQFDRHAQARISTSPTLRRLRMASASQALTLQDCSDTAQLGNQKEYTGSLHHICKSPPRCITISSLSLPSCVHAKLLSSKAKSETTTAAPESDVPRSKLPSQEDPLSNGSSKEPPRNSWRANSATLPKRLPCPSPTLWVGVQESGLPMQRAVKCHDTTESQSRSAERRRSSLVVSLPGLEVFPGDLLVSDSAMDYLPYSSFLLSAESKKSRWPFAKRGAQGKDKQKQASDLENCLSTVKIIDCCTYEFFCFKSKSWHEFINEQQTEQKDVNSRLEVKKEAAVWELFTSECTYFLDHLLVLKMIFMNTLKYLQSNEFLLDVDLWRLFANLEELNKISLSLLKTFFEAAKKHVSKSDSPMDFSSILRTFFQGDLCQTHQIYCLNYTSAVFYLEKLRQREDFSIYLKWCEQNEQCKRLHLPELLVAPLHRLTRYPLLLNNIWKRSTDETEKSFIQSLKEKVEKSIRDLEGKVKWLDNFQKFRQLQEVIIWPQIWDRDKRFFVPECLKQNLRENSSENILSSVNRLLLHEGRLMLAESTRLLDVYLFLFDDFLLITKIKRNKKKYGGSDTSLIPVCPSLTPELQSFIREGGLCTVLDQPIPLDRLILKNVEPIHITVFSLRNAFLIQHENRYRQCIAVFLLQAQTETAKKAWMSQIETAISNYPTQHETKKSTAFCFPVKSSEI; encoded by the exons ATGCAACAACCAAGCTCTGATTATTCTCCAGACCTGGTCAAAGAAACCTGCGCCAGAGTGGAACTTCGAGATAGGGAAGATGATCTCCGTACggaaaatgctgctttgtctggaagcagcagcccagAAGTTGTCTTCAGTTCCTATGAAATGCAGACAGTACCAGTCTGTATGGCCACCACCTTGCCTCCAGGCGACTACATTCTCAGACGAGGTTACACAGGGTCTTCACTTCTGAGGCTTCCTACAGAGAAGTGCATTGGGATCCACCATGAGCCTTTCCAGTTCGACCGCCATGCTCAGGCCAGAATTTCCACGTCTCCTACTTTAAGGCGTCTAAGGATGGCCTCTGCCTCACAAGCACTGACACTTCAGGACTGTTCTgacacagctcagctggggaATCAAAAGGAATACACTGGCTCTCTCCACCACATTTGTAAGAGTCCACCTCGGTGCATTACCATTTCCTCCTTGTCACTGCCCTCTTGTGTCCATGCAAAATTGTTGTCATCCAAAGCCAAGTCTGAGACAACTACAGCAGCTCCAGAGTCTGATGTACCCAGATCAAAGCTTCCAAGCCAAGAGGATCCTCTCAGCAATGGCAGTTCCAAGGAGCCACCCAGAAACTCTTGGAGAGCCAACTCCGCTACGCTTCCTAAGAGACTCCCCTGCCCAAGCCCTACACTTTGGGTGGGTGTCCAG GAGAGCGGACTGCCCATGCAAAG AGCTGTAAAGTGTCACGacaccacagaatcacagagtag ATCAGCCGAGCGCAGGCGTAGCTCCCTGGTAGTGAGTCTGCCGGGACTCGAGGTGTTCCCTGGAGACCTCCTGGTGTCAGACAGTGCCATGGACTACCTGCCCTACTCATCCTTCCTGCTCAGTGCAG AGTCCAAAAAGTCAAGGTGGCCATTTGCCAAAAGAGGAGCT caGGGTAAAGACAAACAGAAGCAAGCATCTGATCTGGAAAATTGTCTTTCAACTGTTAAGATCATAGACTGCTGCACATatgaatttttctgctttaag AGTAAATCTTGGCACGAATTTATAAATGAGCAACAGACTGAGCAGAAAGATGTCAACAGCCGGCTAGAAgtgaaaaaagaagcagcagtgtgGGAACTTTTCACAAGTGAATGCACTTACTTTCTGGATCATTTGTTGGTTCTCAAGATG ATATTTATGAACACTCTAAAATACCTCCAGAGTAATGAATTTCTCTTGGATGTGGATTTGTGGAGACTTTTCGCGAACTTAGAGGAGTTAAACAAG atAAGTCTCAGTTTACTGAAAACTTTTTTTGAAGCTGCGAAGAAGCATGTCAGCAAGTCAGACTCTCCTATGGATTTCAGCTCCATACTCAGAACG TTTTTTCAGGGTGACCTCTGCCAGACACACCAGATTTATTGCCTTAATTATACCTCTGCTGTCTTCTACTTGGAAAAACTGAGACAGAGAGAAGATTTTAGCATCTACCTGAAA TGGTGTGAACAAAATGAACAGTGCAAGAGGTTGCATCTGCCAGAGCTGCTAGTTGCTCCTCTGCATCGATTGACACGGTATCCCCTCCTCCTCAACAACATCTGGAAGAGGAGCACtgatgaaacagagaaaagttTTATCCAGTCACTTAAAGAGAAGGTGGAAAAGTCCATAA GGGATCTGGAAGGTAAAGTGAAATGGTTGGACAACTTTCAGAAGTTCAGGCAGCTGCAAGAGGTCATAATTTGGCCTCAGATCTGGGATCGTGACAAAAGGTTCTTTGTCCCAGAG TGTTTGAAGCAAAACTTaagagaaaacagcagtgaaaacattttgtctTCAGTGAACAGACTTCTCCTTCATGAAGGGCGGCTGATGCTAGCAG aaaGCACAAGACTCCTTGACGTCTACCTCTTCTTATTCGATGATTTCCTACTAATTACCAAAATTAAACGTAACAAAAAG AAATATGGAGGCTCAGACACCAGCTTAATCCCTGTCTGTCCTTCCCTCACTCCTGAGCTGCAGTCCTTCATAAGAGAGGGGGGACTTTGCACAGTCCTAGACCAGCCCATCCCACTAGACAGACTCATACTGAAAAACGTTGAACCCATCCACATTACAG tCTTCAGCCTGCGAAATGCTTTTCTAATACAGCATGAGAACAGGTATCGGCAGTGCATAGCAGTCTTCTTGCTACAAGCTCAGACAGAAACTGCCAAG AAAGCATGGATGTCACAGATAGAAACAGCAATCTCCAATTACCCTACCCAACATGAAACCAAGAAAAGCACTGCTTTCTGCTTCCCTGTTAAATCCTCTGAAATTTAA